The Rhodococcus sp. ABRD24 genome contains the following window.
GAAGCACACCGTCTCGCCGTCGGAGACGACCAGGCCGGAGTCACCGATCGGGCCGTCGGCGGGCGCCCGCAGCGCGATGATCATGATGTCCAGGTCGCCCGGCTCGAGCGGAGCCTGCGGAGCGACCTCGATCCCGCTGGGCCCGATCCGGTGCTTGACGGAGTCCTGAGTCTCGAAGAACTTGGTGAACCCCAACTTGCGGAGTTCACGCTCGAGGTCCGGCACCGGGTAGTCCGGCAGCAGAACGGTCGCGTCCTTGTCGACGTGCCGCGCGAGCGTCTCCGGGTCGAAGTGGTCCTTGTGCAGGTGCGAGACGTACAGGTAGTCGACGTCGCCGAGGGCGTCCCAGTCGAGACCGGTGTTGTCCGGGAACGGGAACCACGACGCGAAGTACGCGGGATTCACCCACGGGTCGCAGAGAATCGACCCCGCTTCGGTCTGGATGTGGAATCCGGCGTGTCCGACGCTGGTGATCTGCACTCGTCTGCCTCCTCGATTGACCTCGACAATCGTAACGAGACGAAGCCGTGGACCCACCCGGCGCACCACGGTTGTGGGCCGGAACACCTGGTATTCGGGACCGAAGCCCCTACGCGGTGTCCCGGGCGCCGGCCCGGTCGAGCACCCGATCGAGCGCGTCGACGGCGGCATCGAGTTCGGCGATGGTGACCGTCAGCGGCGGTCGGAATCGGATCCCGCGCTCTCCGGTTGCGAGGAACAGGACCCGTTCGCGCTCGCGCAGCTCGTCCACCACCCGGTCACGCTCGGCCGCAGACGGCAGAGTGAGCGCGCACATCAGTCCGCGGCCCCGAGGTTCCGTGACCGTGCCGTGTCGGCCCGCCAGCTCCTCGAGCCGGCCCAGCAGGTGCGTCCCGCACAGTCGGGCCCGGTCGATGAGCCGGTCCTCCTCGATCACCTCGAGGATGCGGCGGGCCCGCACCATATCGGTGAGGTTGCCGCCCCATGTCGAGTTGATCCGCGAGCTCACCTCGAAGACATTGTCGTGGACCTCGTCGACGCGTCCGCCGGCCATGATCCCGCACACCTGGGTTTTCTTCCCGAATGCGACGACATCGGGCGCAACTCCCAGCTGTTGATAGGCCCACGCGGTCCCGGTGAGCCCGCACCCGGTCTGCACCTCGTCGAGGATCAGCAGGGCGTCGTGCTGGTGACACAACGCCTGCATCTTCCGGAAGAACTCCGGATCGAAGTGGTGGTCACCGCCCTCCCCCTGGATGGGCTCGGCGATGAAGCACGCGATGTCGTCCGGGTTCTCGGCGAACGCGCGCCGAGCCTGCTCGAGCGCCCGGTCCTCGGCCTGCTCCACATCCCGACCGTCGGCGAGGTACGGCGCGTCGATGCGCGGCCAGTCGAACTTCGGGAACCGTGCCACCTTGGCCGGGTCGGTGTTGGTGAGCGAGAGCGTGTATCCGCTGCGGCCGTGGAAAGCCTCGGTCAGGTGCAGCACCCGGGTGCCCCGGCTCGGGTCGATCCCGCGGGACTCGTTCAGGCGGCTCTTCCAGTCGAACGCCACCTTGAGCGCGTTCTCCACCGCGAGGGCGCCGCCGTCGACGAAGAACAGGTGCGGCAGCGCCGGGTCGCCCAGCACTCGGGCGAACGTGTCCACGAACCGGGCCATCGGGACGGTGTAGACGTCGGAGTTGCTGGGCTTGTTCACCGCCGCCGCGGCCAGTTCGTGCCGGAACTGCTCGTCGTCGGCGAGCGCGGGATGGTTCATGCCGAGCGCCGAGGATGCGAAGAACCCGAACATGTCCAGATACGTCGTGCCATCGCGCAGGTCGACGATGTGGGCACCGCGGGAGGTCTCGAGGTCGAGGACGAAGTCGAACCCGTCCGCGAGCATGTGTGCGCGCAGGACGTCGAGTACGCGGCCGGGTGGCAGTTCCGAGTCACCCGCCGCGGGGCGGACTGCGGTGCTCATAGACAAAGGCTACGGCAGCATTCCGTGTCACGGCGGGCGCGGTTGACTCGTACCATCGAAGGCAATGGCCGAAATCCACGAACTGCGGTCGAGATTCGCTGCGGCGCTGTCTCGTATGTACGGCCGCGAGGTACCCGCCTACGCGACACTCGTAGCGGTCACCGAAGCGGTCAATGCGGACTTTCTGGCCGCACATCCCGATTCGGCCGAGCATCTCGGCAGCATCGCGCGGGTCACCGCGGAACGTCACGGCGCGATCCGGGTCGGCACTCCAGCCGAGATGCGGGACGTCACAATCCTGTTCGCCGGGTTCGGGATGCATCCCGTCGGGTTCTATGACCTGAGGGAGGCCACGCCACCGGTCCCGGTGGTGTCCACAGCGTTTCGCCCGATCGACGCCGGCGAGCTGGACCGCAACCCGTTCCGGGTGTTCACCTCGATGCTCACGACCGCCGATCGACGGTTCTTCGACGCCGACCTCCAGCGCCGGCTCGAGGGCTTCCTGACGCGGCGGCGACTGTTCCCCGATGTCCTGTTGTCGCTGGCGCGTCGCTCGGCCGACGACAACGGACTCGGTGAACCCGACGCCGGGCGGTTCGTCGAACTCGCCACCGGCGTATTCGAGCTGTCCTCCGAACCCGTCGACGGCGGCTGGTATCGCGAACTCGAGCAGGTGTCCGCGGTGGCCGCCGACATCGGGGGCGTGACCAGCACCCACATCAACCACCTGACGCCGCGGGTTCTGGACATCGACGACCTGTACGCCCGGATGCAGGCGCGCGGAATTGCGATGATCGACCGAATTCAGGGCCCACCGCGGTGGGACGGCCCGGCGGTGCTGCTGCGGCAGACCTCGTTCCGGGCGCTGGCCGAGCCGCGGCGCTTCGCCGAGCCGGACGGTTCGATCTCCGACGGCGCACTGCGGGTCCGGTTCGGTGAGGTCGAGGCGCGTGGCATTGCGCTCACCCCGGCGGGCCGGGAGCTGTACGACCAGCTGATGACGGCGGATCCGTCGAATGCGAACGGGTTGTGGGACGGCCGTTTCCCGAGCACTGAGGACGAACTGGAGGCGCGCGGGATGGCCTACTTCACTTGCCAGGACGGGACTCGGCGACCGATCGTCTACGAGGACTTCCTTCCGCGCTCGGCGGCAGGCATCTTCCGGTCGAACCTCGATACGGACACCAGTGCCGCGGCCGGAGTGGCCGGCGCCGCCTACGACCGCGGCTGGCTGTCGCAGGCTGTCGGCCGTGACGTGCACGACCCGTACGAGCTCTACCGGCAGCAGCAGGAACTCGGTCAGCAGCGATATCCAGGAGAGGCGAGACGATGACACTTCCCGGCACCGAGACGCTGGCGGACCGTGCGATCCGGGCACTGAATCACTGCGGCGCAGCGATTCCCGAGCCCACCGGCGAGACCAGCCCGGCCCCACTGACCGCCCGCACCCCGATCGACGGATCCGCGCTCGCGCAGTTGCACCCCACTACCACTGCCGAGGTCGAGATCGCGATCGGGCGGGCACACGAGGCCTTCCTCGCATGGCGGTCAGTCCCGGCACCCAAGCGCGGCGCGGTGGTCCGGCGGCTCGGCGAACTGCTCACCGAGCACAAGACCGACCTCGCCGGCCTGGTCACCCTGGAAGCGGGCAAGATCCGTTCCGAGGCGCTCGGCGAGGTGCAGGAGATGATCGACATCTGCGAGTTCGCGGTGGGGCTCTCTCGCCAGTTGTACGGCCGGACAATGGCGTCCGAGCGTCCCGGGCACCGGCTGATGGAGACCTGGCATCCACTCGGCGTGGTCGGGGTGATCTCGGCATTCAACTTCCCCGTCGCCGTATGGGCATGGAACACCGCGGTCGCGCTCGTGTGCGGCGACACGGTGGTGTGGAAGCCGTCGGAGGCGACGCCGTTGACGGCGATCGCGTGTGACGCACTGCTCCGCCGCGCAGCCACCGACGTGGGCGCACCGGACGGGCTGCACCAGTTGGTACTCGGAACGGCGATGGTGGGTGAGCAGCTCGTCGACGACCCCCGCGTCGCGCTGGTCAGCGCCACCGGTTCGGTGCGGATGGGCCGCGCGGTGGCGCCGCGGGTAGCGGCCCGATTCGGGAGGTGCCTGCTGGAGCTGGGCGGCAACAACGCCGCGGTCGTGACGCCGTCGGCGGACCTGGATCTGGCGGTGCGTGGCATCGTGTTCGCCGCCGCGGGCACGGCGGGCCAACGGTGCACGACGCTGCGGCGCTTGATCGTGCACCGCTCGATCGTCAACGACGTCACGAACCGGATCGCGGCCGCATACCGGCAACTGACGGTGGGCAATCCGTTCGACGACGGCGTCCTGGTGGGTCCACTGATCAACGAATCAGCCTGCAGCGCAATGCAGGCGGCACTCGATACCGCACGATCCGACGGCGGGATCCTGGTGACCGGCGGCGAGAGGATAGGATCCGGCGAATCCTTCTACGTCACTCCAGCGGTCGTCTCGATGCCGGCCCAAACCGCGATCGTGCGCGCCGAGACCTTCGCCCCGATCCTGTACGTCCTCTCATACGACACGTTCGACGAAGCAATCGCACTGCACAACGGTGTGCCGCAGGGCTTGTCGTCGGCGATCTTCACGACCGATCAGCGGGAGGCCGAACGCTTCCTCGCAGCGGACGGTTCGGACTGCGGGATCGCGAACGTCAACATCGGCACGTCGGGCGCCGAAATCGGCGGTGCCTTCGGCGGCGAGAAGGAGACCGGCGGTGGACGCGAATCCGGTTCGGACGCCTGGAAGGCGTACATGCGCCGCGCCACCAACACCGTCAACTACTCCGACGAACTTCCCCTCGCCCAAGGGGTCGAGTTCGGCTAGCCGGCCTGCTCGCCACGCCGCAACCGTGCGTCGTAGTCGGCCCGGGCGGTGGGGTCTACGCGGGTCAGTGCTCGCTCGCCGCCGATGGCGCGCCGGAACAAGCGCACCAGTCGTTCCGGTGCCACCGCCAGCCCAAGATCGAGGGCCGCGAGATAGCCGGGCACCGGCGTCTCGGCCCGACGGGTACGGACGGTGCGAAGGATCGCGTCGGCGATGTCCTCGGCGTCGACCGTGGGCAGGCCCTTGCCCAGAGGGATTCCCGACGTCAAGGTCGTGCGGGCTGCGCTCGGCAGGACCGTACTGACACTGACCCCGTACTCGGCGAACTCGAGCCGGGCTGCGGCCGAAAGCCCCACGACCGCATACTTGCTCGCGTTGTACACCGCCAGCCCGGGGATCGCGATCTTCCCGGCCAGCGAAGCGACGTTCACGACGTGACCGCGTCCGCGCTCGATCATGGTGGGAACCACGGTCCGCATACCGTGGATCGGGCCCCACACATTGACGTCGAGCGTCGTCTCACAGGTCGCGTCCGGCACGTCCAGGAACGCGCCGACGGGCATCACGCCCGCGTTGTTGACGAGGATGTCGAGCGGGCCGACCGCATCTACGCAGGCCGCCCATGACGGCCGCGAGCGCACGTCGAGCACGTGCGCGGTGCCGACACCGGCCGCGGAGGACTCCACCGCGTCCCGGTCGATGTCGGCGAGCGCCACTATCGCACCGTGCGCGGCGAAGGCCTTCGCGGTGGCGCGGCCGATGCCGCGGCCGGCCCCGGTCACCAGGACCCGGGCACCGGCGAGATCGATCCGTGGGTAGCTCACTGCGCCACCTTCTCTGAGGTATCCACCGAGGTGAGATACGCCGATTCGTCGAATTCCCGCAGTCGTTCTCGCATCCGGCCCGTCGACCACGGCCAGTTGAAACTGTTGCGGCCGTTGACGTCCAGAGAGTAGCTCTGACAGCCGCCGGCATTGTAGACGGTGGTGGCGAGGGCCTCCTGAACCTCGGCGTTGAACGCTGCCTGGACCTCGGGCCGGGTCTCCATCCGGGTCCAGCCCGCGGCCCGGGCGGCAGTAAGGGCTGCGGCCAGGTAGTTCAGCTGCGCTTCGAGGACCATGAATGCCGACGAGTGACCGGTTCCGAGCGACGGACCGAGCAGCAAGAATGCATTGGGGAATCCGGCGACCGTGGTGCCCAGGTAGGCCTGGGGGCTGCCCTTCCAGTGGTCGTCGAGGCTGCGGCCCTGACCGTCGAAGATCCTGCCGGCGATGGGCATGTCGAGGATGTGGAATCCGGTCCCGAAGATGATGGCATCCACCCGCCGTTCCTGACCGTCTGCACCGATGACGACGCTGCCCCGCACAGTCCGCACCGCGTTGGCATGCACCTCGACGTTGGAGCGATTCAACGCCGGATAGTACGTGTTGGACATCAGCAGCCGTTTACACCCGAGCGTGTAATCCGGCGTCAGGTCCCGGCGGAGCTCCCGGCACCGGATTTGCGCCCGTAGCTGGGCGCGGCCGATCTGCTGGATGATCCGCAGGATCCACGGCTTCCCGAACCCGACGCCGAGCGCCTCCATGAGGCCGTACTGGGTGCGCCGCAATGCCCTCGACGCTCCCGGAATGCGCCCCATCGCGGACCGCACGGGTGCGGGCAACAGCGCGTCCGGCTTGGGCAGCACCCACTGCGCAGTGCGCTGATAGAGGTGCAGCTCGCCTACTGTGGGCGCGATCTCGGGTACGAACTGCACTGCAGATGCGCCGGTCCCGACGACTGCCACGCGCTTGCCCGTCAGGTCGTAGTCATGGTCCCAGCGCGACGAGTGGAAGACCTTGCCGGGGAAGGTGGCGAGTCCCGGGACATCGGGGATCAGTGGCTGGTTCCAGGGCCCGGCCGCCGCAATCACCACGTTCGCCGTGAACGTCCCCTTCGACGTCTCCAGCCTCCATCGGTGCGCCGGCTCGTCCCAGTCGGCCCGCAGCAGTTCGGTGCCGAACTCTACGCGCTGGTGCACCCGGTGTTCGGCGGCTGTCCGCTCGATGTACTCGCGGATCTCGTTCTGCCCCGCGAACAGTCGGCTCCAGCCGGTATTGGGCGCAAACGAGTACGAGTACAGCGCCGATGGCACGTCGCACGCGCACCCCGGATACGTGTTGTCCCGCCAGGTTCCGCCGAGCATGTCACTCTTCTCGAGCACGACAATGTCGCCGATCCCCCTCCGCTGCAACCGGATCACGGCACCGATGCCGGAGATCCCGGCGCCGACGACGATCACCTCGTGGTGGCGGGTCATGCGCGGGCTCCTGTCGATCGCGTGATGGCGGCCTGCTGCGCGGCGGTGCGGGTGCTGCGCAGCGAGTGTTCGAGGGTCGCCAGCCGGCGCCGGTCATCCATGAAATTCGGGCCCATCACCGCCAGATCGTCAGCGGTCGCGTCGAGGCGGACAACCCGGGTGCCGGACGCCTCGAGCCTCGCAACCTCGGCGTCCAGGCCGGCGCTCATCCAGTTCCGGAGTGCCAGGCGCTCGAAGACCGCGGCGCCACGGGCCTTCGTCCTGCCACGAGAGGCCATGGGCGCCAGCACGATCACCTCGTCCAGGCCGCAGCGAGCCAGCAGATCCACCGACGCAGTGGACGCCGCGCCGCCGTCGACGAAGCGCCGAGTACCGACCTGCACCGGGGGCATCCACCCCGGGATCGCCCAGGACGCACGCAACGCCTGCGACAGTGTCGCCTCCGGGGCACCGGGAGAACCGAACGCGACTCGCTCGCCGGTGTCGTAGTCCATCGCGACCAGCCGGGTGTCCGGATGGGAGACCCAACCATCGTCGGCGGCGAGACGGGTCGCGAGCCGGTCCAGCCAGCCCGGATCGCCGCCGCCCTGCGGCAGTAGCCCACTCAGCGCGGTGATGGTCGACGGCCCACGCCTGATCAGCCCGGGCGATCCGAAACGCAGCCTGGGCAGCGGCGGCAACCGCCCGGGTGCAGCCGCGAGGTGGTCCGCGAGCGCCGGATGCGTCGACTCCCCCAACTGCATCGCGAGAATCTCGTCGACACCGATTCCGCTGCCCAGCATCGTCACCAGTTCGGCGCCGGCCGAGGTACCCATCAGGACATCGGCGTCACGCGGATCCCAGCCGAACACGTCCCGCACCGCGACCAGGGCGGCGACCGTCCATGCTGCGCCCAGAGTTCCCCCGCATCCGATCACCAAGCCACGACTGAGATGTGTGTCACTCGACGTCATATCCAGAAACTAACAGGATCCAGATACTCTTGGTACCCCAAATGCCCGAGGAGATTATCCGGATGCCCCGTCTGACCCGCTCGGAGAGCCAGGCCCACACCCGGGCCGACCTGCTGGCCACCGCCCGCGACCTGTTCCTGACGGACGGTTATGCCGCGACGTCGCTGGAGAAGGTCGCCGAGACCGCCGGGTACACGAAGGGCGCGGTGTACTCGAACTTCCGGGGCAAGAAGGAGTTGTGCCTCGAGGTCCTGCACCTGATCCACTCGACAAAATTCGAAGAGGTTGCCGAACTGCTCGCGGCGGACGACGGGCTCGACAGCACGCTCGCCCGCTTCCAGGACTGGGCCGAACGCACACTCGGCGATGTCGGCTGGACGATGCTCGAATTCGAGTTCATCGCCGCGTCCCGCCACGATCCGGATGTGCAGGCCGCACTGGCCTCCACACTGGGGATGGCTCACGGAATGGTTCTGGCACTGCTGAATCCACTGACGGAGGCGAGCGGGACGACGCTCCCGATCCCACCCGACGACGCCGCCCGCAGCATCCTCAGCCTGGGCATCGGACTCGGCATCCAGCGCGCGATCGATCCCACCATCTCGGCGCGCATCGTCACCGACAACCTGCGCGCACTGCTCCGCCAGAGCCCGCCCCTCCCCGACTCTGAGGCGAGCGATCGGCCAGGTCAGTAGAGCGTGGCGATGAAATCGAAGACGGCGGGCTGAACCGCTGGATTGTTGTTGGTGATCCCGGTGACTGCGCCGATCGCACCACCGATCGCCGCACCCGGGATGCAGCCGACGAACAGGAAGAGCACGCAGCCCACGACGGCACCGACTCCCGCGCCGATCTGCGCATTCATCGCCCCACCGTTGAACCAGCCCTGCTCGATCTGCCGGACCATATTGTCGTAAGCATCCTGGCGAGCGTCCACGTTGTGCAGCGCCGCGACGCCCTGTGCCGGGATCGCCGGTGTCAGGGTGAGCCTGCTGCCGTCGACGGACGGAATCAGCGGTACGTCGACTCCGGCCACCTGGTATGTCAGCGGGATTGCGCCAACGGTTGCACCTTCCGGGTCGACAACCTCGACACCGTTGCCCGCGACCCGGAAGGTTCCGGAATCGAGAACGGTATCGAGCGATGTGCCGTTCGCGCCGATCTGCGTCTGATAGTGGATGGCGCCGGGGCCGGCCGGCGGCCCCGGCTCGGCGTAGGCGGTGCCCGTGGCCACACCCAGCGCCGCGATGGCAAGCACGGACACGGCGGTAGTCCTGTGGAGTTTCATGGGGGCTCCCTTCTGGACAGGAAGACGGCCCCGACCAGGTCAAAGACCGTCCGGAACATCCACTAGACTAGTTAAGTGGAGGCCGGTCCGTACGGCCTATCCGAGATTCTCGACCGACTCTCGGCCGACTTCGACGACGGGTCCCGTCGCCCGCTGGGCAGCGCCCGGCGATGTCCGATTCGACCGCATTGACCGCCTCCACCGCGTCGCGGTGGGGAACGCGGTAGGGACGCCACCGACCGCTGCCTAGCGTGCGTCTTGCTGCAGCAGGTCTCGCGCAGAGCGGATCGCTGCCCGGAGACTCTCCCGGTCCGGTGTGAGGCTCCCGATGATCTGGTCGATATCTCGCAGACCGGCACGGCCGAGGAGACGCTTTTCGTTGGTGACCCATTCACCACGCTCAGCCAGCACCGCGTGGGCGGTCTGCATTGCCGCGGTCACCAGCGCGCCGGCAACCTCCGCAAGCTGACCGCGCGCGGCGTAACCGTCCTCTGCATAACTCAGCGTGAGCGCGGCGTTGCCCCGCCACATCGTCGATGCGGACGCGCGCAACGCGTCCGGGAACGTCGGCTGTGGCAGTCTTTCACCGCGCAGCTGGCGGTTCGAGGCGAGTTCTGCCAGCAACAAATAGCTCGGGATGCCGGCCAGGTGGAACATCAGCGGCTCCCAGTGAAACCGTCCCTGGGCGGCCTCCTCCAGCTCACGCTCGACCACCGCAAGGTCGCGGTAGTGAATATCGACCTTGCGGCCGCTGATCTCCAGCAGAGCGCCGCCGTTGAACACCCCGCCACCCCAGGCGCCGAAGTCGGAGACCTCGCCGGACCAACCAACTGCCCGCAAGTGATCAGGAAGAAAGCCCTCGCGGTAGTAGACGGCCAAGTCCCAGTCACTGTCCGGCGTGTTCGTCCCGAGCCCGCGCGAGCCGCCGAGAGTGACGGCGTGCACTCCGGGAAGAACTGCAAGAGTGTCAGCGACACTGTCGAGGAAAGTGGTGTCAGATTCAGGCATGAACACGCTCCTGTGGAAGTGAAGTAAAAACGAACGTCGATACACAATTCACAACACGCCGGAGCGGGGCTCAACGGCGCGACTGTCAGCGAAATCGGGGCGGACGCAGTTCTCACTTCACGCGCAGCAGTTTACACGCAGACAGGTCGCGGGCGGGTTGGCGAAGTGTGTCGGTGCCGACAGGCAAGATGGACTGCATGGACGCCGTCCTTGCCCGCTTCTCCGCACCCACCCGGGAGTGGTTCGACGGTGCCTTTCACGCCCCCACGCCGGCGCAGCTGGGCGCGTGGGACTCCATCGCGAGCGGGGCACACACGCTCGTCGTCGCCCCTACCGGGTCCGGGAAGACGCTGTCCGCGTTCCTGTGGGCGCTCGATCAGCTGGCGTCCACCCCACCCGACCCCGACGCCGAACGCCGTACGACGAAGGTCCTCTACATCTCCCCGCTCAAGGCGCTGGGTGTGGATGTCGAACGCAACCTGCGTGCCCCGCTGGTCGGCATCACCCAGACCGCGAAGCGCCTCGGCGCCGAGCCGCCGGAGATACGGGTGGGTGTGCGTTCCGGCGACACCCCCACCGGCGAACGACGCAAGCTGATCAAGACGCCTCCCGACATCCTCATCACCACCCCCGAATCGCTGTTCTTGATGCTGACGTCCTCGGCCCGGGAGACCCTGACCGGTGTGGATACCGTCATCGTCGACGAGGTGCACGCGGTAGCCGGGACCAAACGCGGCGCGCACCTCGCGCTGTCGCTCGAGCGCCTCGACCAGCTCCTCACGAAGCCCGCCCAGCGGATCGGATTGTCGGCCACCGTCCGTCCGCACGAGGAGGTGGGCCGGTTCCTCGCCGGTGCTGAGCCGATCCGGATCGTCGCCCCGCCGGCGGCGAAGACGTTCGATCTGACGGTGCGGGTCCCGGTCGAGGACATGACCGAACTGGGCACCGCCGAACCCGATCCGGACTCGGTGTCGCCGACGCCGCAGGCCGGGTCCATCTGGCCGCACGTCGAGGAGCAGATCGTCGATTTGATCCTCGAGCACCGCTCGTCGATCGTGTTCGCGAACTCGCGTCGTCTGGCCGAGAAGCTGACCGCACGCCTCAACGAGATCTATGCCGAGCGCCTCGGCGGGACCGTCGAGAAGCAGGGCAAGCCGCCCGCACAGATCGGGGCTCCCACCGAGGTCAACTACGGCGCCGACCCTCTGCTCGCGCGGGCCCACCACGGGTCGGTCAGCAAGGACCAGCGCGCGATCATCGAGGACGATCTCAAATCCGGTCGGCTGCGCTGCGTCGTCGCCACCAGCAGCCTCGAACTCGGAATCGACATGGGTGCGGTCGATCTCGTCGTCCAGGTGGAGGCACCGCCGTCGGTCGCGAGCGGACTGCAACGCGTCGGCCGGGCCGGCCACCAGGTGGGTGAGGTCTCCCGCGGCGTGCTGTTCCCCAAGCACCGCACCGACCTCATCCACTGCGCCGTCACCGTCGAACGCATGTCGGCGGGGCAGATCGAGAGAATCGAAATCCCCACAAACCCCCTTGACATCCTGGCGCAGCAAACCGTGGCCGCCACCGCACTCGAACCGCTCGACGTGGAGCATTGGTACGAGGTGGTCCGGCGCAGTGGCTCGTTCGCGACTCTGCCGCGGTCGGCGTACGAGTCGACACTCGACCTGCTCGCGGGGCGCTACCCGTCGGACGAGTTCGCCGAACTGCGGCCGCGCCTGGTGTGGGACCGCGACGCCGGCACCCTCACCGGTCGGCCCGGATCGCAGCGGCTCGCCGTCACCTCCGGCGGTGCCATCCCCGATCGGGGTCTGTTCGCCGTGTACATGATCGGTGAGCGGCAATCGAGGGTCGGCGAACTCGATGAGGAGATGGTGTACGAGTCTCGCGTCGGCGACGTGTTCGCGCTCGGCGCCACCAGCTGGCGGATCGAGGAAATCACGTTCGACCGTGTGCTGGTCAGCCCCGCCTACGGGCTCCCCGGACGCCTGCCGTTCTGGCACGGCGACGGACTCGGCCGCCCCGCCGAACTCGGGGAGGCGCTCGGCGGGTTCCTGCGAGAGTTGTCCACCAGTACGCAGGAAGAGGTGACCACCCGGCTCGCGGCAAGCGGCCTCGACACCAACGCCACCTCCAACCTCACGGCACTGATCGACGACCAGCAGCAGGCGACCGGGCGCGTGCCCACCGACAAAACGCTGGTGGTGGAACGGTTCCGCGACGAACTCGGCGACTGGCGACTGGTCCTGCACTCCCCCTACGGCCTACGCGTGCACGCGCCGTGGGCACTCGCGGTCGGCGCCAGACTACGGGAGCGCTTCGGCGTCGACGCCGCGCCCACCGCGTCCGATGACGGGATCATCGTGCGCCTCCCCGACACCGAGGACGACCCACCCGGCGCCGAACTGTTCGCATTCGAGCGCGACGAGATCGAGGACATCGTCACCGACGAGGTGGGCGGCTCCGCGCTGTTCGCCTCACGGTTCCGCGAATGTGCCGCCCGCGCACTGCTGTTGCCGCGCCGCACCCCTGGCAAGCGGGCACCGCTGTGGCAGCAGCGGCAACGCTCCGCACAACTGCTCGACGTCGCCCGCAAGTACCCGACTTTCCCGATCCTGCTCGAGACGGTGCGCGAATGCCTGCAGGACGTCTACGACCTGCCCGCACTGCGCGACCTCTTCGGCCGTATCGCCCGGCGGCAGATCCGCATCGTCGAGGTCGAGACGGCGTCACCGTCGCCGTTCGCGAGCGCACTGCTGTTCGACTACGTCGGCGCGTTCATGTACGAGGGCGACAGCCCGCTCGCCGAGCGTCGGGCTGCGGCGCTGTCCCTCGACTCGACGCTGCTCGCCGAATTGCTCGGCCGCGTGGAGTTGCGAGAACTCCTCGACGCCGACGTCATCGACAAGGCCGAGCGTGAGCTGCAACGCCTGGTGCCCGAGCGCCACGCCCACGACGTGGAGGGCGTCGCCGACCTACTGCGGATGCTCGGTCCACTCACCACCGAGGAGGCCGCCGCCCGCGCGACCGTCGACCCGTTGCCGTGGCTCGAGAATCTGGTGAAACACCGTCGGGCACTGCATGTCTCGTTCGCGGGCCGTCAATGGTGGACCGCAATCGAGGACGCCGCCCGGCTGCGCGACGGCCTGGGGGTGCCGCTGCCGATCGGCACGCCCGCGGCGTTCATCGAACCGGTCGACGACCCGCTGGGCGATCTGTTGAGTCGCTTCGCGCGCACCCACGGTCCGTTCACGCTCTCCGAGGCCGCCG
Protein-coding sequences here:
- a CDS encoding ATP-dependent helicase, encoding MDAVLARFSAPTREWFDGAFHAPTPAQLGAWDSIASGAHTLVVAPTGSGKTLSAFLWALDQLASTPPDPDAERRTTKVLYISPLKALGVDVERNLRAPLVGITQTAKRLGAEPPEIRVGVRSGDTPTGERRKLIKTPPDILITTPESLFLMLTSSARETLTGVDTVIVDEVHAVAGTKRGAHLALSLERLDQLLTKPAQRIGLSATVRPHEEVGRFLAGAEPIRIVAPPAAKTFDLTVRVPVEDMTELGTAEPDPDSVSPTPQAGSIWPHVEEQIVDLILEHRSSIVFANSRRLAEKLTARLNEIYAERLGGTVEKQGKPPAQIGAPTEVNYGADPLLARAHHGSVSKDQRAIIEDDLKSGRLRCVVATSSLELGIDMGAVDLVVQVEAPPSVASGLQRVGRAGHQVGEVSRGVLFPKHRTDLIHCAVTVERMSAGQIERIEIPTNPLDILAQQTVAATALEPLDVEHWYEVVRRSGSFATLPRSAYESTLDLLAGRYPSDEFAELRPRLVWDRDAGTLTGRPGSQRLAVTSGGAIPDRGLFAVYMIGERQSRVGELDEEMVYESRVGDVFALGATSWRIEEITFDRVLVSPAYGLPGRLPFWHGDGLGRPAELGEALGGFLRELSTSTQEEVTTRLAASGLDTNATSNLTALIDDQQQATGRVPTDKTLVVERFRDELGDWRLVLHSPYGLRVHAPWALAVGARLRERFGVDAAPTASDDGIIVRLPDTEDDPPGAELFAFERDEIEDIVTDEVGGSALFASRFRECAARALLLPRRTPGKRAPLWQQRQRSAQLLDVARKYPTFPILLETVRECLQDVYDLPALRDLFGRIARRQIRIVEVETASPSPFASALLFDYVGAFMYEGDSPLAERRAAALSLDSTLLAELLGRVELRELLDADVIDKAERELQRLVPERHAHDVEGVADLLRMLGPLTTEEAAARATVDPLPWLENLVKHRRALHVSFAGRQWWTAIEDAARLRDGLGVPLPIGTPAAFIEPVDDPLGDLLSRFARTHGPFTLSEAADRFGIGSAVARDVLIRLANDKRVVEGEFRPGATGSEWCEAEVLRRLRRRSLAAAREDIEPVSTATLGRFLPSWQHVGGSLHGLDGVATVVEQLAGVPVPASALESLILGARVRDYSPTMLDELTATGEVLWAGSGQISGKDGWVSLHLAESSPLTLAARSDGDRADLTEMHRAVLDTLSGGGAYFFRQLSDALGAAGMTASRGVDDAALTSALWDLVWAGYIGNDTLAPLRALLSDTSRSTPSHRTPRRAPRAHAYRRLGRPTMPTRPGPPTAGGRWSILPEPDPDPTLRAHATADLLLERYGVVTRGSVVSENVPGGFALMYKVFSGFEDGGRCRRGYFVDTLGGAQFSTSDVVDRLRSYSDSIEGRHTSTPAVTLAACDPANPYGAALPWPPSMSGQDAPRHRPGRKAGGLVVLVEGELVLFVERGGRTVLTFTDDIGALRTAAESLAATVKRGGIDKVVVEKVDGATIHGSDFAQLLAEVGFSATPRGFRLRA
- a CDS encoding nucleotidyltransferase domain-containing protein; protein product: MPESDTTFLDSVADTLAVLPGVHAVTLGGSRGLGTNTPDSDWDLAVYYREGFLPDHLRAVGWSGEVSDFGAWGGGVFNGGALLEISGRKVDIHYRDLAVVERELEEAAQGRFHWEPLMFHLAGIPSYLLLAELASNRQLRGERLPQPTFPDALRASASTMWRGNAALTLSYAEDGYAARGQLAEVAGALVTAAMQTAHAVLAERGEWVTNEKRLLGRAGLRDIDQIIGSLTPDRESLRAAIRSARDLLQQDAR
- a CDS encoding TetR/AcrR family transcriptional regulator, whose product is MPRLTRSESQAHTRADLLATARDLFLTDGYAATSLEKVAETAGYTKGAVYSNFRGKKELCLEVLHLIHSTKFEEVAELLAADDGLDSTLARFQDWAERTLGDVGWTMLEFEFIAASRHDPDVQAALASTLGMAHGMVLALLNPLTEASGTTLPIPPDDAARSILSLGIGLGIQRAIDPTISARIVTDNLRALLRQSPPLPDSEASDRPGQ
- a CDS encoding patatin-like phospholipase family protein; the encoded protein is MTSSDTHLSRGLVIGCGGTLGAAWTVAALVAVRDVFGWDPRDADVLMGTSAGAELVTMLGSGIGVDEILAMQLGESTHPALADHLAAAPGRLPPLPRLRFGSPGLIRRGPSTITALSGLLPQGGGDPGWLDRLATRLAADDGWVSHPDTRLVAMDYDTGERVAFGSPGAPEATLSQALRASWAIPGWMPPVQVGTRRFVDGGAASTASVDLLARCGLDEVIVLAPMASRGRTKARGAAVFERLALRNWMSAGLDAEVARLEASGTRVVRLDATADDLAVMGPNFMDDRRRLATLEHSLRSTRTAAQQAAITRSTGARA